TTACGGGGCCAAGCCGGCGCCAATCAACTCAAGAAGGCTTCCACCTGCCTGGTGCAGGCATGGCGGGGAGTGCCGACCGCTTCGGCCGCGGTTGTAACCCTGGCCGCATAGGGAGGAAATATGGGTAACAGAGTAGCAATTGTCGGAGTGGGAATGACGAAGTTCGTGCGCCGGGCTTTGGAGACCGGCAAGGAGCTGTCCTGGCTGGCCACGAAGATGGCGCTTGATTCCTGCGGTATGAAGATGGATCAGATTGACTGTGTTGCTCTGGGCACGGCACCCGACACCTTTGACGGCGTACATATGAAGGGCGAGTACCTCTCAGACGGTGCCGGTTGCTGGGGTAAGCCCTATATGCGTTCATACGTGGGCGGCGGCACCGGCGTCTTCTCGGTTGCTCAAGGCTGGTATCATGTAGCTTCCGGAATATGCGATACCTGCCTGGTTGTCTGCGAAGAGAAGATGTCCACCTACCAGCCTCATGCCCAGGGTGCGTTTCTCACCATATTCGACCATACCACTGAGCGGCCGCTCAAGCCAAATCTGCTCTGGATTTTCGCCCTGGAGATGAACCGCTACATGACGACCTATGGCCTGCGCAAGGAAGACATCGCCCGGGTAGCAGTCAAGAACAAGAACAACGCACTCGACCACCCGTGCGCTCAGATTGCCGCACCCGTAACGATTGAGGATGTGCTCAACTCCGAAGTGCTGGCCTGGCCGGTGCAGCGACTGGACGTAAGCCCGGTATCAGACGGTGCGGTTGCGGTCATTCTGGCCAATGAATCCATTGCCCGTCGGGTCACAGACAAGCCGGTCTGGATTGAAGGCGTGGGCTGGGCGCTTGACACCGCCTACTGGACCAACCGCGACTTGTGCTACCCGCGCTACGTAGAGGAAGCGGCGCGGATGGCGTACAAGATGGCCGGTATCACTGACCCCCGGCACCAGATTCATGTGGCCGAACCCTATGACCCGTTTGACTACAAGGAGCTGCACCACATGGAAGGCCTGATGCTCTGCGGTAAAGGTGAGGCACCCCAGCTCACCGCAGACGGCGTCACCGCACGCGACGGCGAGCTGCCGGTCTGTCCCTCAGGCGGTCTGCTCGGTGTCGGCAATCCTATTGCCGCCGCCGGACTGATG
The sequence above is a segment of the candidate division WOR-3 bacterium genome. Coding sequences within it:
- a CDS encoding thiolase domain-containing protein, encoding MGNRVAIVGVGMTKFVRRALETGKELSWLATKMALDSCGMKMDQIDCVALGTAPDTFDGVHMKGEYLSDGAGCWGKPYMRSYVGGGTGVFSVAQGWYHVASGICDTCLVVCEEKMSTYQPHAQGAFLTIFDHTTERPLKPNLLWIFALEMNRYMTTYGLRKEDIARVAVKNKNNALDHPCAQIAAPVTIEDVLNSEVLAWPVQRLDVSPVSDGAVAVILANESIARRVTDKPVWIEGVGWALDTAYWTNRDLCYPRYVEEAARMAYKMAGITDPRHQIHVAEPYDPFDYKELHHMEGLMLCGKGEAPQLTADGVTARDGELPVCPSGGLLGVGNPIAAAGLM